The genome window TAAATACGGCTGCAGAGGGAGTAAGCGACATCATTATCCTCTTTGTTTAAGTTAGGAATTCTTGAGATTGATAATCATGCCTGATCCCGCCAAGTCTGCACCAGCGCCCAAGAAAGGCTccaagaaagccgtgaccaagacTCAGAAAAAGGACGGCAAGAAGcggaggaagaccaggaaggaaaGCTATGCCATCTACGTGTACAAGGTGCTCAAGCAGGTCCACCCTGACACCGGCATATCCTCCAAGGCCATGGGCATCATGAACTCctttgtcaacgatatcttcgagcgcatcgcaggggaagcctcccgtctggctcactacaacaagcgctccaccatcacctcccgggagatccagaccgccgtgcgcctgctgctgcctggagagctggccaagcacgccgtgtccgagggcaccaaggccgtcaccaagtacaccagcgccaagtaacctgctccgcctcctgctgtcaccccaaaggctcttctaagagccgCCCACATTGTCTATAATAGAGCTGGGGCTTCTCCTGTCTGTATTCCCCGTATTCTCTTCTGTATATGTGGTCGCTATTCTGTCAGTACAGTCTATTGAGACTATATATATTCTGCTCCGGAATCGGGTGAGATCAGAGCGGCGGCTGCggttctcactgactgcaggatgtatattctcctgtggtggagcggggggcGCTGTAGATCAGTTCTCCGTAGTTAACCCATTGCCCGATCTGTCTTGTGATCAGTATCTCCTCCACCAGATTCCCCGATTATTTCTTCTATAATCTCCGCGGTCCTGATCGATCACACAGCCTTACTGGAGTGGATTGTTGCGGTAACGCTATAAATCCTAATTTACTGACCGGGGAATCTATTGATCGGAATCGCCGGGGTTTATAATGAGACGCGCATCCTGCTGCCATAATCTTTGTGCACTGACTAGGGGGTACAATAGAGAAACaaggatgatgagggtagtagtcagACACTGAATCAGGCTCTACATCTCGGGGAGATCTCTCCATTGTTATCGGGTCTGGGGGAAGCGGGAAATTCAAatcctgaacatcctgtgatcagCCAATGAGCATTAGGCATCGGACGGGACCGCGCGCACGGCtcattgttaaccctttagcggcATGTGCACTACAATAATGAGACAATTACAACGCTCAGGGCTATAGCTCCCCAAATGTCACCGACTGATGGAGATATAACAATGTATCCGGGCGCAGGGATAAAGATCCATAATAGACGATACCATCAGCTCCAAATCTGCCCCTATTAGTCTGTGTAAACCAGATTAACATGCACCTGCCAAGGGTGAGTGGCGGGGACCGGTACCTCTCCC of Hyla sarda isolate aHylSar1 unplaced genomic scaffold, aHylSar1.hap1 scaffold_1253, whole genome shotgun sequence contains these proteins:
- the LOC130303992 gene encoding histone H2B 1.1, with translation MPDPAKSAPAPKKGSKKAVTKTQKKDGKKRRKTRKESYAIYVYKVLKQVHPDTGISSKAMGIMNSFVNDIFERIAGEASRLAHYNKRSTITSREIQTAVRLLLPGELAKHAVSEGTKAVTKYTSAK